A region from the Lysobacter sp. BMK333-48F3 genome encodes:
- a CDS encoding TonB-dependent receptor encodes MSLRRRPLLLGILAVIAAPAFAQEPAPAPQTATTSKPAAADGSPTDLDRMVVTGSRIRRAGFDTLEPATVVTKEYIADRGLTNVADALNEIPGFGVGVTPEGGQATFGTGVNFVNRFGIGSNRTLTLVNGRRYVSSSPTTLFGPAAPGVQVDLNAIPTAMVERVENIAIGGAPTYGSDAIAGVVNVILRKDFEGVQFGGNYGVTEEGDNERYNVWALVGANFDDGRGNVTFSLTYDNVKGVLQRERDYFREGFFNTTNPNATQMATLFPGRTPANDGRYNPNIPFNTGATDGIPNGVLIHDRRIWTTPFGGLISPTTGAFRTGSGNLIPNGFGPGNRTVLAFDPNGNLVPYNPGSTFSATDASGGDGLSLIEAGQITSDLKRMSFNTTARWGLTDNIDVFLEGSFYSAESTELVDQWAYNSPLFAGASGMIRFPTTYAGLSDQARTTLQGLGVTSFNLSRASRDLVTNNGSATTELGRIVVGLEGDFELAERVFYWEASANYGRSDSRAYGTSLVQQNFVNALHVVRNAQGQLVCNGAPVTGVVVPGGIAPRPDPNCVPLDLFGEGRPSAAARNYVTTRTESQALQEQKVFNVNLSSTLFDLWSGPLQYNIGYEYRKESGLFDPGTFLTQGLGRSVPITPLQGQYSTKEWFGEFVLPLVNPEADIPLLKKLDVVGKYRQVDNSVNGKFDTYTYGLQWKPFQDLEIRGNFTRSLRAPAITESFLPQATSFQFVTGDPCDSRFITGGNNPAVRARNCQAFLSYYGLTTFNSNANGASIQGVSGGNPNLRNESADSHTYGFTWAPSFLEGLTVAADYYKIKITDVISNLTATEIATACFDAPDFDASNVPNANAFCSRITRNAPGTGPANAGQATTFLSGFVNGKYLNMEAYSAEVSYRFDTDRFGRFAFGVTGYFPKELTVDNTGVSPNPAVGEIGTSKRQYQFSGAWEKGKFGANLSANYLSSAEFDVLNTPETRDILKVGDYWLFNGGVRYRFNDRTTVRLAVSNLFDKDPPFPAQTSANLFSTYDILGRRYNLAFEWKY; translated from the coding sequence GTGTCCTTGCGCCGCCGTCCGCTCCTGCTCGGCATCCTCGCCGTGATCGCCGCACCGGCGTTCGCGCAGGAGCCGGCGCCCGCTCCGCAAACCGCGACCACGTCCAAGCCGGCCGCTGCCGACGGCTCGCCGACCGACCTGGACCGCATGGTCGTCACCGGTTCGCGCATCCGCCGCGCCGGCTTCGACACCCTCGAGCCGGCCACCGTCGTGACCAAGGAATACATCGCCGACCGCGGCCTGACCAACGTCGCCGATGCGCTCAACGAGATCCCCGGCTTCGGCGTCGGCGTGACCCCGGAAGGCGGCCAGGCGACCTTCGGCACCGGCGTCAACTTCGTCAACCGCTTCGGCATCGGCAGCAACCGCACCCTGACCCTGGTCAACGGCCGCCGCTACGTGTCCAGTTCGCCGACTACCCTGTTCGGCCCGGCCGCGCCCGGCGTGCAGGTCGACCTCAACGCGATCCCGACCGCGATGGTCGAGCGGGTCGAGAACATCGCCATCGGCGGCGCCCCGACCTACGGTTCCGACGCCATCGCCGGCGTGGTCAACGTGATCCTGCGCAAGGACTTCGAAGGCGTCCAGTTCGGCGGCAACTACGGCGTCACCGAAGAGGGCGACAACGAGCGCTACAACGTCTGGGCCCTGGTCGGCGCCAACTTCGACGACGGCCGCGGCAACGTCACCTTCTCGCTGACCTACGACAACGTGAAGGGCGTGCTGCAACGCGAGCGCGACTACTTCCGCGAAGGCTTCTTCAACACCACCAACCCCAACGCCACCCAGATGGCGACCCTGTTCCCGGGCCGCACCCCGGCCAACGACGGTCGCTACAACCCGAACATTCCGTTCAACACCGGTGCCACCGACGGCATCCCCAACGGCGTGCTGATCCACGACCGGCGCATCTGGACCACGCCGTTCGGCGGCCTGATCTCGCCGACCACCGGGGCGTTCCGCACCGGCTCGGGCAACCTGATCCCGAACGGATTCGGCCCCGGCAACCGCACCGTGCTGGCCTTCGATCCGAACGGAAATCTGGTGCCGTACAACCCGGGCTCGACTTTCTCCGCCACCGATGCCAGCGGCGGCGACGGCCTGAGCCTGATCGAGGCCGGCCAGATCACCTCCGATCTCAAGCGCATGTCGTTCAACACCACCGCGCGCTGGGGCCTGACCGACAACATCGATGTGTTCCTGGAAGGTTCGTTCTACTCGGCCGAGAGCACCGAGCTGGTCGACCAGTGGGCCTACAACTCGCCGTTGTTCGCCGGTGCCAGCGGCATGATCCGCTTCCCAACCACCTACGCCGGACTGTCCGACCAGGCCCGCACCACCCTGCAGGGGCTGGGCGTGACCTCGTTCAACCTGTCGCGCGCCTCGCGCGACCTGGTCACCAACAACGGCAGCGCCACCACCGAGCTCGGCCGCATCGTGGTCGGCCTGGAAGGCGACTTCGAACTCGCCGAACGCGTGTTCTACTGGGAAGCCTCGGCCAACTACGGCCGCAGCGACTCGCGCGCCTACGGCACCTCGCTGGTGCAGCAGAACTTCGTCAATGCGCTGCATGTAGTGCGCAACGCCCAGGGCCAGCTGGTCTGCAACGGCGCGCCGGTGACCGGCGTGGTCGTGCCGGGCGGCATCGCGCCGCGTCCGGACCCGAACTGCGTGCCGCTGGATCTGTTCGGCGAAGGCCGTCCCAGCGCGGCGGCGCGCAACTACGTCACCACCCGCACCGAGTCGCAGGCGCTGCAGGAGCAGAAGGTCTTCAACGTCAACCTGTCGAGCACCCTGTTCGATCTGTGGAGCGGCCCGCTGCAATACAACATCGGTTACGAATACCGCAAGGAAAGCGGACTGTTCGATCCGGGCACCTTCCTGACCCAGGGCCTGGGCCGCTCGGTGCCGATCACCCCGCTGCAGGGCCAGTACTCGACCAAGGAATGGTTCGGCGAGTTCGTGCTGCCGCTGGTCAATCCGGAAGCCGATATTCCGCTGCTGAAGAAGCTGGACGTGGTCGGCAAGTACCGCCAGGTCGACAACAGCGTCAACGGCAAGTTCGACACCTACACCTACGGCCTGCAGTGGAAGCCGTTCCAGGACCTGGAAATCCGCGGCAACTTCACCCGCTCGCTGCGCGCGCCGGCGATCACCGAGTCCTTCCTGCCGCAAGCGACCTCGTTCCAGTTCGTCACCGGCGACCCCTGCGATTCGCGCTTCATCACCGGCGGCAACAATCCGGCGGTGCGCGCGCGCAACTGCCAGGCCTTCCTCAGCTACTACGGCCTGACCACCTTCAATTCCAACGCTAACGGCGCGTCGATCCAGGGCGTCTCGGGCGGCAATCCGAACCTGCGCAACGAATCGGCCGATTCGCACACCTACGGTTTCACCTGGGCGCCGTCGTTCCTGGAAGGCCTGACCGTCGCCGCCGACTACTACAAGATCAAGATCACCGACGTCATCAGCAACCTGACCGCGACCGAAATCGCCACCGCCTGCTTCGACGCGCCCGATTTCGACGCCTCCAACGTGCCGAACGCGAACGCGTTCTGCAGCCGCATCACCCGCAACGCGCCGGGCACCGGCCCGGCCAACGCCGGCCAGGCCACGACCTTCCTCAGCGGCTTCGTCAACGGCAAGTACCTCAACATGGAGGCCTATTCGGCCGAAGTGTCGTACCGCTTCGACACCGACCGCTTCGGCCGCTTCGCCTTCGGCGTGACCGGCTACTTCCCGAAGGAACTGACCGTCGACAACACCGGCGTCAGCCCGAACCCGGCGGTCGGCGAGATCGGCACGTCCAAGCGCCAGTACCAGTTCAGCGGCGCCTGGGAGAAGGGCAAGTTCGGCGCCAACCTGTCGGCCAACTACCTCAGCAGCGCCGAGTTCGACGTGCTCAACACGCCGGAAACCCGCGACATCCTCAAGGTCGGCGACTACTGGCTGTTCAACGGCGGCGTGCGCTATCGCTTCAACGACCGCACCACGGTGCGCCTGGCGGTCAGCAACCTGTTCGACAAGGATCCGCCGTTCCCGGCGCAGACTTCGGCGAACCTGTTCAGCACCTACGACATTCTCGGCCGGCGCTACAACCTGGCTTTCGAATGGAAGTACTGA
- a CDS encoding ABC transporter permease, producing the protein MSSQTDAAQAREPSPARRNLVALGTIVRREVARILRIWGQTLVPPAITMTLYFLIFGGLIGSRIGDMGGYSYMEFIVPGLVMMSVIQNSYGNISSSFFGAKFGRHVEELLVSPMPNWVILWGYVAGAVLRGLMVGAIVLLIAMCFTSVRVPHPLVTFTTVLLGATIFSLAGFVNAVYAKKFDDVAIVPTFILTPLTYLGGVFYSVKLLPPWAEAATHANPIFYMVNAFRYGLLGSSDVPLWVAYALMLGFVAALSSLGLWLLKRGVGLRS; encoded by the coding sequence ATGAGCAGCCAGACCGACGCCGCGCAAGCGCGCGAACCTTCGCCCGCGCGCCGCAACCTGGTCGCCCTGGGCACCATCGTCCGGCGCGAAGTCGCGCGCATCCTGCGCATCTGGGGCCAGACCCTGGTGCCGCCGGCGATCACCATGACCCTGTACTTCCTGATCTTCGGCGGCCTGATCGGCTCGCGCATCGGCGACATGGGCGGCTACAGCTACATGGAGTTCATCGTCCCCGGCCTGGTGATGATGAGCGTGATCCAGAACAGCTACGGCAACATCTCCTCGAGCTTCTTCGGCGCCAAGTTCGGCCGCCACGTCGAGGAATTGCTGGTCAGCCCGATGCCGAACTGGGTGATCCTGTGGGGCTATGTCGCCGGCGCGGTGCTGCGCGGGCTGATGGTCGGCGCGATCGTGCTGCTGATCGCGATGTGCTTCACCTCGGTGCGGGTGCCGCATCCGCTGGTGACCTTCACCACCGTCCTGCTCGGCGCGACCATCTTCTCGCTGGCCGGCTTCGTCAACGCGGTCTACGCCAAGAAGTTCGACGACGTGGCGATCGTGCCGACCTTCATCCTGACCCCGCTGACCTACCTGGGCGGCGTGTTCTATTCGGTCAAGCTGCTGCCGCCCTGGGCCGAGGCGGCGACCCACGCCAATCCGATCTTCTACATGGTCAACGCGTTCCGCTACGGCCTGCTCGGCAGCAGCGACGTGCCGTTGTGGGTGGCCTATGCGCTGATGCTCGGTTTCGTCGCCGCGCTGTCGTCGCTGGGCCTGTGGCTGCTCAAGCGCGGCGTCGGCCTGCGCAGCTGA
- a CDS encoding ABC transporter ATP-binding protein, protein MRELRKTYDNKVQALKGVSLDVAEGDFFALLGPNGAGKSTLIGIVSSLVNLSDGSVEIFGTDLIRRRDEAMRLIGLVPQELNFNMFEKPLDILVNYAGFYGVPRAVALQRAEEELKRAQLWDKADKMSRTLSGGMKRRLMIARAMMTRPRLLILDEPTAGVDIEIRRGMWKTLREINAAGTTIILTTHYLEEAESLCRNLAIIDQGRIVEQGPMKALLAKLDVEGFLLDIDGRLPATLPAIEGATLSAADDHTLDLEMPRAMDLNRVFAALGEAGIRVRSMRTKSNRLEELFVRMIAQPSPAATGSAA, encoded by the coding sequence GTGCGCGAGCTGCGCAAGACTTACGACAACAAGGTCCAGGCGCTCAAGGGCGTGTCCCTGGACGTCGCCGAAGGCGATTTCTTCGCCCTGCTCGGCCCCAACGGCGCCGGCAAGTCGACCCTGATCGGCATCGTCAGCTCGCTGGTCAACCTCAGCGACGGCTCGGTGGAGATCTTCGGCACCGACCTCATCCGCCGCCGCGACGAAGCGATGCGCCTGATCGGCCTGGTACCGCAGGAGCTGAACTTCAACATGTTCGAGAAGCCGCTCGACATCCTGGTCAACTACGCCGGCTTCTACGGCGTGCCGCGCGCCGTCGCGCTGCAGCGCGCCGAGGAAGAGCTCAAGCGCGCGCAACTGTGGGACAAGGCCGACAAGATGAGCCGCACCCTGTCGGGCGGCATGAAGCGCCGGCTGATGATCGCCCGGGCGATGATGACCCGGCCGCGCCTGCTGATCCTCGACGAGCCCACCGCCGGGGTCGACATCGAGATCCGCCGCGGCATGTGGAAGACCCTGCGCGAGATCAACGCCGCCGGCACCACCATCATCCTGACCACCCATTACCTGGAAGAAGCCGAGAGCCTGTGCCGCAACCTGGCGATCATCGACCAGGGCCGGATCGTCGAGCAGGGGCCGATGAAGGCGCTGCTGGCCAAGCTCGACGTCGAAGGCTTCCTGCTCGACATCGACGGCCGCCTGCCGGCGACCTTGCCGGCGATCGAAGGCGCGACCCTGAGCGCCGCCGACGACCACACCCTGGACCTGGAAATGCCGCGCGCGATGGACCTCAACCGGGTCTTCGCCGCGCTCGGCGAGGCCGGCATCCGGGTGCGCTCGATGCGGACCAAATCCAACCGCCTGGAGGAGCTGTTCGTGCGCATGATCGCCCAGCCCTCGCCGGCCGCCACCGGGAGCGCCGCATGA
- a CDS encoding ferredoxin--NADP reductase, translating into MKQFPLKLVSRRMLAPTVGHYVFLRDDGEPLDFVPGQFIQVHFQYADGTATKRSYSLATIHDHALGAGETVEIAVSFVPGGAATALFEGLGDGEQVQASGPFGRFCLMPGDSNRRYLLIGTGTGVTPYRSMLPQLETLIRERGIQVVLLFGARTPAELLYGDEFRAFADRHPEHFRFVPCFSRELPEQPHADVRRGYVQQFLDEFGPDAGGDIAYLCGNPNMVDACFEALKGHGLPVPQIRREKYVSSK; encoded by the coding sequence ATGAAGCAATTCCCCCTCAAGCTCGTGTCCCGCCGCATGCTGGCCCCGACCGTCGGCCACTACGTGTTCCTGCGCGACGACGGCGAGCCGCTGGATTTCGTCCCCGGCCAGTTCATCCAGGTTCATTTCCAGTACGCCGACGGCACCGCGACCAAGCGCAGCTATTCGCTGGCGACCATCCACGACCACGCGCTCGGCGCCGGCGAAACGGTCGAGATCGCGGTCAGCTTCGTGCCCGGCGGCGCCGCCACCGCGCTGTTCGAAGGCCTCGGCGACGGCGAGCAGGTCCAGGCCAGCGGCCCGTTCGGACGCTTCTGCCTGATGCCGGGCGACAGCAACCGGCGCTATCTGCTGATCGGCACCGGCACCGGCGTGACCCCGTACCGCTCGATGCTGCCGCAACTGGAAACCCTGATCCGCGAGCGCGGCATCCAGGTGGTGCTGCTGTTCGGCGCGCGCACCCCGGCCGAGCTGCTGTACGGCGACGAGTTCCGCGCCTTCGCCGACCGCCATCCCGAGCACTTCCGCTTCGTCCCGTGTTTCTCGCGCGAGTTGCCCGAGCAGCCGCACGCGGACGTGCGCCGCGGCTACGTGCAGCAGTTCCTGGACGAGTTCGGCCCCGACGCGGGCGGCGACATCGCCTACCTGTGCGGCAACCCGAACATGGTCGACGCCTGTTTCGAGGCGCTCAAGGGCCACGGCCTGCCGGTGCCGCAGATCCGCCGCGAGAAGTACGTCTCGTCCAAGTAA
- a CDS encoding alpha/beta hydrolase, with the protein MHSALASHRPRAVAVAGLAALLAAAALSGCGDRGRNAGPPADGSDKRRYGRIAFDPCTLSTPYANGTFAAQCARFQVPENPAQPKGRQLSLNLAWLPATEGAGSPDPVFFLAGGPGQAATSSWPMVDAAFREVRKHRHVVLVDQRGTGKSAPLTCAEAVEGDPVQDETAALDASLRAIKRCAQGLSVDPRYFTTTEAIADLDAVRSAIGADKINLVGVSYGTRVAQQYATRYPARVRSLVLDGVAPNELVLGSEHARNLDNALALQFKLCQQTPACRARFGADPREQLRQLMARLQAAPVEIDYRDPSTGEQKRAPITAGHVAILTRMFSYAPEAAALLPQVLNEADQGRYAPLMALSKMLETQLGDEINFGMQLSVSCAEDVDLFRPDPADADTVLGDSLPRSLTEQCKAWPTGTRPKNFHHPFKSDTPALLLSGELDPVTPPRYGDQVVKHLRNGRHLILRGQGHGALRIGCTPKLLGQFLETANAKQLDARCLDSLGYVPPFVSFNGWEP; encoded by the coding sequence ATGCACTCAGCACTTGCGTCACACCGACCGCGCGCCGTCGCGGTCGCCGGCCTGGCCGCGCTGCTCGCGGCGGCCGCCTTGAGCGGCTGCGGCGATCGCGGCCGCAACGCCGGCCCGCCCGCCGACGGCAGCGACAAACGCCGCTACGGCCGGATCGCGTTCGATCCTTGCACCTTGTCGACGCCGTACGCCAACGGCACCTTCGCCGCGCAATGCGCGCGCTTCCAGGTGCCGGAGAACCCGGCCCAGCCCAAGGGCCGCCAGCTCAGCCTCAATCTGGCCTGGCTGCCGGCCACCGAGGGCGCCGGCAGCCCGGACCCGGTGTTCTTCCTCGCCGGCGGTCCCGGCCAGGCCGCCACCAGCTCCTGGCCGATGGTCGATGCGGCGTTCCGCGAGGTGCGCAAGCACCGCCACGTGGTCCTGGTCGACCAGCGCGGCACCGGCAAGTCGGCGCCGCTGACCTGCGCCGAGGCCGTCGAAGGCGACCCGGTCCAGGACGAAACCGCCGCCCTCGACGCCTCGCTGCGCGCGATCAAGCGGTGCGCGCAGGGCCTGTCGGTGGATCCGCGCTATTTCACCACCACCGAGGCGATCGCCGACCTGGACGCGGTGCGTTCGGCGATCGGCGCGGACAAGATCAACCTGGTCGGCGTGTCCTACGGCACCCGCGTCGCCCAGCAATACGCGACGCGCTATCCGGCCCGGGTGCGCAGCCTGGTGCTCGACGGCGTGGCGCCGAACGAACTGGTGCTGGGCAGCGAGCACGCGCGCAACCTCGACAACGCCCTGGCCCTGCAGTTCAAGCTGTGCCAGCAGACCCCGGCCTGCCGCGCGCGCTTCGGCGCCGATCCGCGCGAGCAACTGCGCCAGTTGATGGCGCGGCTGCAGGCGGCGCCGGTCGAGATCGACTACCGCGATCCCAGCACCGGCGAGCAGAAGCGCGCGCCGATCACCGCCGGCCACGTGGCGATCCTGACCCGGATGTTCTCCTACGCTCCGGAAGCCGCCGCGCTGCTGCCGCAGGTGCTCAACGAGGCCGACCAGGGCCGCTACGCGCCGTTGATGGCGCTGTCGAAGATGCTCGAGACCCAGCTCGGCGACGAGATCAACTTCGGCATGCAGCTGTCGGTGAGCTGCGCCGAGGACGTCGACCTGTTCCGTCCCGACCCGGCCGACGCCGACACCGTGCTCGGCGACAGCCTGCCCCGTTCGCTGACCGAGCAGTGCAAGGCCTGGCCGACCGGTACCCGGCCGAAGAACTTCCACCACCCGTTCAAGAGCGATACGCCGGCGCTGCTGCTGTCCGGCGAGCTCGATCCGGTCACCCCGCCGCGCTACGGCGACCAGGTGGTCAAGCACCTGCGCAACGGCCGCCACCTGATCCTGCGCGGCCAGGGCCACGGCGCCTTGCGCATCGGCTGCACGCCCAAGCTGCTCGGCCAGTTCCTGGAAACCGCGAACGCCAAGCAACTCGACGCGCGCTGCCTGGACAGCCTCGGCTATGTGCCGCCGTTCGTGTCGTTCAACGGGTGGGAGCCGTAA
- a CDS encoding ATP-binding cassette domain-containing protein: MITAHDLHKSFKTKTGTVHAVQGVDFEARDGQITGLLGPNGAGKTTTLRMLYTLMRPDRGEVRVDGIDAARDPAAVRRALGVLPDARGVYKRLTARENIAYFGELHGLPRSMVEERTRVLARALDMDDILDRQTEGFSQGQRTKTAIARALVHDPRNVILDEPTNGLDVMTTRAMRGFLRGLREEGRCVIFSSHIMQEVAALCDRIVIIAKGQVVAAGTADELRALTGEPNLEDAFVKAIGSEEGLLA, encoded by the coding sequence ATGATCACCGCCCACGATCTGCATAAATCCTTCAAGACCAAGACCGGCACGGTGCACGCCGTGCAAGGGGTCGATTTCGAGGCCCGCGACGGCCAGATCACCGGCCTGCTCGGCCCCAACGGCGCCGGCAAGACCACCACCCTGCGCATGCTCTACACCCTGATGCGGCCCGATCGCGGCGAAGTGCGGGTCGACGGCATCGACGCCGCGCGCGACCCGGCCGCGGTGCGGCGCGCGCTCGGCGTGCTGCCCGACGCGCGCGGCGTCTACAAGCGCCTGACCGCGCGCGAGAACATCGCCTACTTCGGCGAACTGCACGGCCTGCCGCGCAGCATGGTCGAGGAACGCACCCGCGTGCTGGCCCGCGCGCTGGACATGGACGACATCCTCGATCGCCAGACCGAGGGCTTCTCGCAGGGCCAGCGCACCAAGACCGCGATCGCCCGCGCCCTGGTCCACGACCCGCGCAACGTGATCCTGGACGAGCCGACCAACGGCCTGGACGTGATGACCACCCGGGCGATGCGCGGCTTCCTGCGCGGCCTGCGCGAAGAGGGCCGCTGCGTGATCTTCTCCAGCCACATCATGCAGGAGGTGGCCGCGCTCTGCGATCGCATCGTGATCATCGCCAAGGGTCAGGTCGTGGCCGCCGGCACCGCCGACGAACTGCGCGCGCTGACCGGCGAACCCAATCTGGAAGACGCCTTCGTCAAGGCGATCGGCAGCGAAGAAGGACTGCTCGCATGA
- a CDS encoding ABC transporter permease encodes MNTRSLSAMWAVIHKELLDISRDRRTLAIALLLVPLLYPLLMAGMGSLAEKRARTQLDTELRIPVRGAEHAPNLIKFLATQNIIAIPAPAELDAAIHRQDHDVALIVAADFAGNWKQGRPALIEIVQDSTRRDAEIPSRRVRAALEGYSRQVGSLRLLARGIAPNVAQPINVADRDVATAEAKRGLLLSAMLPYLLILTSFIGGAHLIIDATAGERERQSLEPLLATPVSRGAVVSGKIAAACLLCLLSLLLTLLAFKLSAQLGRGLTQMLDVRLVAIGKMLLILLPMAFIGTTLLTLLSATAKSVKEAQSHFTWLSLLPLVPTFVLMVNPVKTQLWQFTVPFLSQNQLLLKVIRAEAIDPSVWAVYLGSSFALAGLLWYAAVRRYHSESLAVSG; translated from the coding sequence ATGAACACCCGTTCCCTTTCCGCCATGTGGGCGGTGATCCACAAGGAACTGCTCGACATCTCGCGCGACCGCCGCACCCTGGCGATCGCCCTGCTGCTGGTGCCGCTGCTGTATCCGCTGCTGATGGCCGGCATGGGCTCGCTGGCCGAGAAACGCGCCCGCACCCAGCTCGACACCGAGCTGCGCATCCCGGTGCGCGGCGCCGAGCACGCGCCGAACCTGATCAAGTTCCTCGCCACCCAGAACATCATCGCGATTCCGGCGCCGGCCGAACTCGACGCGGCGATCCACCGCCAGGACCACGACGTGGCCCTGATCGTGGCGGCGGACTTCGCCGGCAACTGGAAGCAGGGCCGCCCGGCGCTGATCGAGATCGTCCAGGACAGCACCCGCCGCGACGCCGAGATCCCCAGCCGGCGCGTGCGCGCGGCCCTGGAAGGCTACAGCCGCCAGGTCGGTTCGTTGCGCCTGCTGGCGCGCGGCATCGCCCCCAACGTGGCCCAGCCGATCAACGTCGCCGACCGCGACGTCGCCACCGCCGAGGCCAAGCGCGGCCTGCTGCTGTCGGCGATGCTGCCCTATCTGCTGATCCTGACCTCGTTCATCGGCGGCGCGCACCTGATCATCGACGCCACCGCCGGCGAGCGCGAGCGCCAGTCGCTGGAGCCCTTGCTGGCCACTCCGGTCTCGCGCGGCGCGGTGGTCAGCGGCAAGATCGCCGCGGCCTGCCTGCTCTGCCTGCTGTCGCTATTGCTGACCCTGCTCGCGTTCAAGCTCAGCGCCCAGCTCGGCCGCGGCCTGACCCAGATGCTCGACGTGCGCCTGGTGGCGATCGGCAAGATGCTGCTGATCCTGCTGCCGATGGCCTTCATCGGCACGACCCTGCTGACCCTGCTGTCGGCGACGGCGAAGAGCGTCAAGGAAGCGCAGAGCCACTTCACCTGGTTGTCCTTGCTGCCGCTGGTGCCGACCTTCGTGCTGATGGTCAATCCGGTGAAGACCCAGCTGTGGCAGTTCACGGTGCCGTTCCTGTCGCAGAACCAGCTGTTGCTGAAGGTGATCCGCGCCGAGGCGATCGACCCGTCGGTGTGGGCGGTGTACCTGGGCTCCAGCTTCGCCCTCGCCGGCCTGCTCTGGTACGCGGCGGTGCGCCGCTACCACAGCGAGTCGCTGGCGGTGTCCGGCTGA
- a CDS encoding energy transducer TonB, translating into MIVANNDRHYSRLSAVKQLSAVFALGCALAACGKKEDAAPATDAAPAAAATAPAVTAQTAVSAKVSAMSVDQLREAARKAYVENRLYAPAEDNAVEYYLALREKAPADAAASSALTDLLPMTVIATEQSVGREDFSEAQRLSALIERADPQHPALARLKASVGAAQDALAKRTEQEKLTAEEQAKKQVELEKQRQLQQQQQQQQAAQQLATQQAAERQAATQREAEQRAAEQRAAEQRASEQRAAAQRPAPSERAAPAAAAPSELRAVSTPAPRYPPEALRAGQSGEVQVEFTVATDGSVTAARVVRSNPARVFDREAVNAVRKWRFQPVPSPVTTRRTIGFNPGGG; encoded by the coding sequence ATGATCGTCGCCAACAATGACCGGCACTACAGCCGGCTGTCCGCTGTAAAGCAGTTGTCCGCCGTGTTCGCGCTCGGATGCGCGCTGGCGGCCTGCGGAAAGAAGGAAGACGCCGCACCCGCCACGGACGCGGCGCCCGCGGCTGCGGCCACCGCCCCGGCGGTGACCGCGCAGACCGCCGTCTCGGCCAAGGTATCGGCCATGTCGGTGGACCAGCTGCGCGAAGCCGCGCGCAAGGCGTATGTCGAAAACCGCCTGTACGCCCCGGCCGAGGACAATGCGGTCGAGTACTACCTGGCCCTGCGCGAGAAGGCCCCGGCCGACGCGGCCGCGTCCAGCGCCCTGACCGACCTGCTGCCGATGACGGTCATCGCGACCGAACAGAGCGTGGGCCGCGAAGACTTCAGCGAAGCCCAGCGCCTGTCGGCGCTGATCGAACGCGCCGATCCGCAACACCCGGCCCTGGCCCGCCTCAAGGCCAGCGTCGGCGCCGCCCAGGACGCGCTGGCCAAGCGCACCGAGCAGGAAAAGCTCACCGCCGAAGAGCAGGCCAAGAAGCAGGTCGAGCTCGAGAAGCAGCGCCAGCTCCAGCAGCAGCAACAGCAGCAGCAGGCCGCCCAGCAGTTGGCGACCCAGCAGGCCGCCGAGCGTCAAGCGGCGACCCAGCGCGAGGCCGAGCAGCGTGCGGCCGAGCAACGCGCCGCCGAACAGCGCGCCAGCGAGCAACGCGCCGCCGCCCAGCGGCCCGCGCCCAGCGAGCGCGCGGCCCCGGCCGCCGCGGCGCCGAGCGAGCTGCGCGCGGTGTCGACCCCGGCGCCGCGTTACCCGCCCGAAGCCCTGCGCGCCGGCCAGTCCGGCGAGGTCCAGGTCGAGTTCACCGTCGCCACCGACGGTTCGGTCACCGCCGCGCGCGTGGTCCGTTCCAACCCGGCGCGGGTGTTCGATCGCGAGGCGGTCAATGCGGTGCGCAAGTGGCGGTTCCAGCCGGTGCCGTCGCCGGTCACCACCCGCCGCACGATCGGCTTCAACCCGGGCGGCGGCTGA